The window CACACTTAGCTAACTCAGACTTAACGGTTTGAATTTCCTCACTGAACCATTAGCTAACCTGAAGCAAACAGTTTTAGCTTCTACACAGAGTTGTTAGCCTCAACCAAATGCTTTAGCTTCAAAACTAAACCATTAGCTGAACCTACTAAACCCTACACTGAGCCTTTAGTTAACCTTAAATCAGTGTTAGCGTTGGCTACACCAAACCAGATTATTTTAGCTGCTGAATTGAACCGTTAGCTAACCTGAACCGAACTGTTTTATAACTTCTAAACTAAACATTAGCCGAACCAAACTAGCTAACCCCTTCGATGAACCAACAGGTGAAAATGTTGGGTTCACTTCCTGCTGTTAtgtgatatttatatttaagaGGAACCTAATCTTTATTTCAGTTCACATCATGAGAATTTTAATTTCAGAGTTTAGAGCTCATTTCCTAAAATTTAGAGAGGCGTTTTTATCTTCTTCAAGCTGCATCTCCACACATCTTACATCAAAACACAAGTCAGTTTGGaattacatacataaataacaaCTTGACAAAAACTTGACATCTACAAATGTAAACACGACGCCCTCCTCGCCCCTCACATACCAACAAAGAGTAAATAATTATCCTGCATGGTagcacttttctttttcttgtaaaaaacaaaataaaacaactaagGCGACTGAGTGGAATAATCATTGGCACTTTCTCCAAACTATGTTTCTATGAATactgtgatgttgtggtttaaTAGATTATAACACGATGACAGTCTGGGAGGAATGTGGAGGAGAAAAGATCAGTTTTAACCTTCTTTGTTCATTCATTTACTTGTTTAATGCACTAACTCACTGGCCTGCTCATTCATTCACTTATTTAGTCATCCACGTGCTCATTCCGTTTTTTCATATACTGGACTTTTCTTTGACGTGCTTGCATTCACTCATGTCCTCGTTTAATCATCCGTTCAGTCATTTTCCTATTCATCCTTTCATTTATACCTCCCTTTACTCAATCATTTCTGCAGATGGACAGTCAGCACGTTTCTGACCGGAGAAAGAAATTGAGTCagttatatatacatgtatatatataactgaCTCAATGACTCAATTTCTTCCATCGTTGCAGATTAACCTGAACCACCTGTCCCCAAAAAAATGATCTTGTGTTGGTTATCGGAGTTTGAGTCCAAATACTATCCTGGCAGTCGTACTTCCTGGTAACGTCATAGTTTTGTGGAACACTTCATCACGTAGCCGACAACACTGGCCTTCAAAAACTCATGGCCCGCTTTCGTACGCGTCCCGTGAATCCAAATAATACAGTATTTTAACTTGCTGTCATTGTACCCGAGACAGGAGGAAGGTCCGTTTGGTATGGTTCGACTCCTCGTCTTTCTATACAAGTTTAtggaaataaaatgttgtacaCGATTGTTCTTCGTCCTCTGTCTCATGTGGTTTTTTCCTTCTGGCTGCAGTTGCTATCTGTGGCCTCCCGGTGGTGCTGGACCGGCTCCTGGAGAAGGTTCTTCTGCTGGTTTTTGAGGCGGAGATGTCTCGGTTTGACCGGCAGCGCCACGGCCAGGAGAACGCAGCCGATATGGAGTCCGCAGTACCAGGACCTGCAGGGAGGAAGAAACAGGTGAAGACAAAAGTTCCGCAATGCGGGTTTAAACCTGACTGAGACAAAGTTGAACCTGAGTTAAACCTGACTGAGACAAAGTTGAACCTGAATTAAACCTGACTGAGACAAAGTTGAACCTGAATTAAACCTGACTGAGACAAAGATAAACCTGAGTTAAACCCGACTACTGACCTGTAGAACTTGATGGACGGACCCACGGACAGCAGGACAAAAGGCACCACTGTGTAGCAGATGGCGATCTGAGTGGCCGCCCACGTGATGACATCATAGACCAATCTGTGGGTGGGCGATTGAAGGAAGTGTGGACGAACGTTGTGTCGGACCTGagagaaattaaacagaagttAGTTAGTGGCTCATCATCAGTTAACAGCTGGTTAGCAGCATtataagctaacagctaacgtttaGTTAGCAGCATTatatgctaacagctaacagttagTTAGCAGCATTATAAGCTAACAGTTAGTTAGCAGCATTATAAGCTATCAGTTAGTTAGCAGCATtataagctaacagctaacatttaGTTAGCAGCATTATAAGCTAACAGTTAGTTAGCAGCATtataagctaacagctaacatttaGTTAGCAGCATtataagctaacagctaacagctagttagcagcattataagctaacagctaacatttaGTTAGCAGCATtataagctaacagctaacgtttaGTTAGCAGCATtataagctaacagctaacatttaGTTAGCAGCATtataagctaacagctaacatttaGTTAGCAGCATtataagctaacagctaacagttagTTAGCAGCATTATAAGCTAACAGATAACAGGTAGTTAGCAGCATtataagctaacagctaacagctggTTAGCAGCATtataagctaacagctaacagctagttagcagcattataagctaacagctaacatttaGTTAGCAGCATTATAAGCTAACAGCTATCAGTTAGTTAGTAGCATTATAAGCTAACAGATAACATTTAGTTAGCAGCATtataagctaacagctaacgtttaGTTAGCAGCATTatatgctaacagctaacagttagTTAGCAGCATTATAAGCTAACAGATAACAGGTAATTAGCAGCATtataagctaacagctaacagctagttagcagcattataagctaacagctaacatttaGTTAGCAGCATTATAAGCTAACAGCTATCAGTTAGTTAGTAGCATTATAAGCTAACAGATAACAGTTAGTTAGCAGCATTATAAGCTAACAGCTATCAGTTAGTTAGTAGCATTATAAGCTAACAGATAACAGTTAGTTAGCAGCATTATAAGCTAACAGATAACATTTAGTTAGCAGCATTATAAGCTAACAGCTATCAGTTAGTTAGTAGCATTATAAGCTAACAGATAACAGTTAGTTAGCAGCATtataagctaacagctaacagctaattaGCAgcatgcaaatagtgatacaagcaccaaatttggcatgatgattcccGAGGGGACGCTTAGCAAATATGAacgattggccacttgaaaatccaagatggtgGCCATTTTTCATGATGGCCGCCAAATTGACCTGCCGATAATGATTtatctcatagaaattcatctacttggtcgAGTAGGGGATCGGTCGAGTTGGTTGAGTAGCAGGAATATGACAAGGTCCATATCCAACACCAGGTGCTAGAACTGGAACCGTGGACTCTCACGCCGCAAAAACCACAAAGCAAAGACTCAGCGGACGGCCAGAAAGTAAGAAACGTATTGGAggatgttaaagctgtaaaaattaGATCAAGCATACCAGAAAACATATAACTCTACATCACACATTCAAATTGACCAAATACATGTatttccttaagaaaaacattctccGCGAGTAAATTTGACaaccatcttgaaaaatggccgccatattgcagttaaaaattgttaaaactatcaaaattagatccagcatgccAGAAAACctataatttgacaccaagatcactcaaatcgatcaagtagatgaatttctgTGAGATAAATCATGGCCGctatcttggattttcaagtagCCAATCATTTATATTTGCTTAGTGACCCCTCGGCagtcatcatgccaaatttggtgcttgtatcactattttcACGATTTGATGAAAAAATGGATGTTATCCGCTCCACTAAACAGCTAACAGTTAGTTACAGCATTATAAGATAACAGCTAGTTAGCTGGATCATAAACAGTTAGCGGGGATAGCTCACCGCTCTAGCAGCCAGCGTAATGACGATGCCGGTGAGGAAGGTGAGGTAGTAGCCTGGATAAGCTCCGTGCCACATAGCTGACAGGATGAAGGTGGCTGCTGTTGGGTGGTAGGGACATCGCTCATAACACACCCTGTCaaccagaggtcagaggtcagaggtcagacagaATAATGTGTCACATGCACTTTATTTCAGCAGGTTTTTTCCGGCCCTTACAGCTGACAATGTGCAGTTTGTGATGCTTCAttgttgtttaaagggactgtttgtaagaatcagaaatgcttgttaacagcgacacctgtggccgttaagacaacgaaagtcagcgtcgggctcgcgcttgctcgctctaaatagacatgaacgagcatcgctcaaaacagtgaggcgacacacgtcagctaaaagcacaatatcactctatatttcagctgcttggcagtaatgttagctgaccagacgaaggtctctccatgaacacgATTTAAATCTGATCCTAAttttggaggagctgcagcatttatttctgcacaaacgtccactgtacattcactagatattctcagagctactaactcttctgcagtgtgtagtgtgcgcgcatgcacgtgagagtggagcgagctgagtcaagccacacgcgagcgcatatgcgagcgcgcatgggacaccaacccgggtgatttatacgtgtaagaagttacaaacagtccctttaacttgtATCGTGAGTGTGTCTGCAGTTGCACATAATAATGTGTGTTGTAATAGCCTAGTATGTGCAGACTGTACAGTAGATGTGTCTGTCCTGTTACAGATCCAGCAGCAGATGGCAGCAGTCTACAGAGTACCAACCAACCACGACACCTTCACAGGAAGTCAATCAAATATGGTACGTTAATTTTGGAGActtctgtctgtgtgagtgagtgataGAACTGATTCTTATTTGATGCTAGATGTGTTTGAATCAAAACTCTTCTGATACAGTTTGGTCTCAGCATGCACGTCTCCATGCAACTGAAATTAAAGCTAGCTGCCGCTTAATGTTCGAATGCGTGTTGAGATAAAACTATAAGAGTTAAACCCATTAAACTCAGCATATAATACTGTAAAAGCAAAACACAAAAGGAggcttttaaagggaaatttaaaaggaaaatcaaGAGTTTAAGAGGTTATTATTTCCCAGATTTATACTGCCGCTGTagataaataacattaaaaaacacataataaatGTGTTCAGACCTTTTGAGCCAGTGTGCGGTCTGAATGTTCCAGTTGTCGAGGAAAACTTTGAAGCTGGTGGctaactgaaacaaaacagagaaaatctgAGTTAATAAAACCAATATTTTATACGATGACATCCAGGTCACGTTTCATAAACGTCCTGACCTCGATGTTGAGGATCCTCAGGTTGGAGATGAGGTCCCAGCGAGGAGAGCCATCGCTGTCGTAGCCATTGAAGCCGAAGCCGGCGGCGTTGTTGATGGCATCAGCTGAGGTTAAAAAGAGAGTAGAGGAAGAAGATGTGTTAGACAGGTGGGACAGGTGCTCTCGACCCACTGCCTGAGGTTTATGGACATTTCAGCCAATGAGAGACAGTCTGGTCTAGTCTGGACAGCAAAAAACTCACAGATACATAAACACTGTTTTATATCCATGTTGTAACTTCTGTCCCATATCTGCGGTGGCGTTTCTATCCATCCGTAAAGAGATGCGTTTCCTTGCGTTTTTACAGATTTAAGAACACAAAACTGTGTGGAAACGAGGTGTTAAATTTAATTTCCACCCGTTTTCCAACTGCAGTCTTGTTGCTGTGCCCTTGTTGGCATATAATGTTTAAAAGGAGGAATGCATCTCTACTCCAGCCTCACAAACTGTCAGCgagttggtttgtgttcaacacacagagctgactcaataaaaacaacaaaaaaacttaaacttaataACTTGacttaaactttaaaaaatgtttaaaaaacttaaaaagaaaacttaaacttaagaaaaactttaaaaaatgtagaaataaaaacttaaacttaaaaaatttaacttaaaaacaattaaataacttacaaaatatataaaaaacttaaacttaaaaacttaAACAAACTTAAAAAACCTGATCTcaaaaaacttaaacttaaatacttaaacttaaaaaaatgaatgaacttatcttaaaaactttaaaaagcttaaaacagggttttttttaaaacttaaacttaaaaacacTTAAACATAATCATATTttgaataatagtggaatattaatgtgaatgtaaatgtgctgCTGTACAAACAGAGTAAAGACTGAAAGATCAAGAAGAGAGACCAAGAGAGagcataaagaaagaaaagagcgGAGATGTGTCAGACACCTACCGAGCGTCCAGACGAAGTAGTACTTGGGTCTGGTGGTCAGCATGGACAGGTACAGGTAGACCACCTGGGCGTAGAACGGCGTGTTGGCGATGAAGTCGTCGTCGATGTTTCGTTCCACGGGGAAGACTTTACACACCGACAGAAACACCAGGAGGCAGAAGAAGGACGTGGCCACTTTACGGACGACCTCCGTCTGAGGagacacacatttacatttattctagTTTGTGTTCTCtccatggaagtgaaagcagacTCTGTTTCTGCTCCTGAAAGCATCTTGTTGTatcacaaacagagagacattTTGTCAGCATCACTGCTCTAAATTATGAATAGACCAGCTCTGGTTTCACAACAAGAGAGAGGGCTTTTAAAATGCTCTGAGAACGAGGGTTATCACAGTAACCTGCTCACAGCTTGGGTTCAAACATGCTCTTCAAACACTGCTGACAGGACTAAAGCTACAAACGTCTACAATCAACATTTCAGAGACATAATCTGGACTTTTTCTGAGACAACCAACAAAATCACTGAGTCAGAGTTGAGTTCAGAACATGGACACTTcttgataaaatatgataaaatatacttttaaaaTAGGGGAAATGAGTctgtaatataaaaatattgtagCACATAAAGAGTTAAattaaaagcattaatgctCATTACTGATCTAATATCCAGCTGTGATATTAAAGTCAGTGAATGGAGACAGCTGCGTGTGAGTTGtttctttaaactacgtcatctcagtcactcccggcgcactttctctgagcgtttactgttgctgctgatgggtttacattgtagttaatggaacgcctggtgcgtctcataccggcgctaaagggcgCCTTGTGCGGCAGTACCAAATTTCCCTCTCTACCTGTCCACTCCCATATACTCTCAGTAATACTGGAAAGCCTAAAtatgtctctttttttgtcacataatgTTGAGGAGGAATGAAAAATATGGAACGATAAATCAGAAGCATGCACGTGACGGCGGCGGTCAGTAGCTCCCATGAATTTCGCTCCAGCACGTATGGCAGAATACACTCATTAACGTGGGAAAAGGAAGCGTGGGGATTGAGCAGAGGACTTTGAGATGATCACCACTGACGCCGTTTTCCTGACCAGCCAGCAGCGGGAGGAGAGCCAGGACGGGAGCTGACGTAACTCAGCTAGGACCTAAGGCTCCTCCACTACCCGGCCTGCTCCTGGCTGAGGCAAATAAGATGGATGAAATAAGACTTCAGCCCAGCAACGCCCACGTCTTTACAGAGACCTGGCTCCATCGTGGCGGCCCGGATCAAGCTGCACTAGACAGGAGAGCAGGACTCCGGTGGGACAAGAGGAAGCCGACTGTGTATTCATCAACAATGTTTGTTGCTCAAACAGTCAAAGTTGATGGACAAGTTTCCCTCATGTCGGCCGTATTTAAGATGCATAatggtgtttaccgtgttcacgagaagagtccgtatgaacgcccccctcttgtcgtattcacaacctcgttaAGTGATAAGTTTCTGAAAGTTCAGGTTAGTtcgggttaggtttaggttaaaatgTAGCAATCTTATTGATTGCTATGAGGTGCACAGGCGAACGGGGGACCATGTGAATACAATTCtttaaaatgccataataaaaaaactaaaatgttgttaaaaataCTAGAATTCATTGGGTCCACCAGctgaggaagagaagagatAGGTTTAAAAGGCTGTAAGGTTCCCCTGAAATATATCCTACTAAAACCCttagatttaaaagaaaatgttaaaatagcAGCTCAAGTAAAtagattaaataattaaataaataaataaataaataaataaataaataaatacaattttttttcttaaaatttaAAGGTCATAATAGactatatataaaacataacaaacaaTACACGTGGTAGGTTAGTATTAAAATATAAGTGCTATTAAAAAGATTTAATGTTAGGGTAAggccatgaaagttaattttttggtgcattataagttaatatattgtaattttagtcgtatatagcttttctttgtaattttataaaatgtctgaagaacTGACTAGTCTTTCTCCTCCGTCATTATGCCtttacatttactgcattatgttacccgcttgctagctcGCTagattgttagcctctgtggcttctagacgccgacagtaacgtttatattgccgttgcttagcaacaGTGTTCTCACCACTTCTTGAACGCTGagctcaccagtttcatttgaaggcaccagatCTGCCCAGAGAACTCACCAGTgttcctgttgctgctgtttacaTTCCTCCAGCTGCAGATTCAGAAAATGCACTGGAGGAATGcactcttgtttttgttttgtttcgttTTGTCCTGTTTCTCTGGACGAGGCTGCAGCTGTCATTTGGTTGTGCAAGTCTGTGTTGCAGAATGTGATTCCTTTGATCTATTTCTTCTCTAATAGACCTGCTAGATAAACTTGGACACACTTGCTGAGCGAACGGTTTACTAGCAAGCTGCTGACGTTTAATTTAACATTTGGGTTAACCAATTTAACGTTAAAACCGACTAAGGTGACTACATTATTTACGAGCTGTAAATAATGGGGCAAACGTTAACGCCACCATCGTCTTCGGAGCTGTTGGACGAAGAACTTGCACAGATTGAGGAAAGCTGGCAAGAAAAATACAAAGCTCTGGAGGAGACTGCCAAGGCTTTCCATTTAGACCTCCAGGAGGCTGAGAAGAACTGGGAGAGGAAATTGCAACAGCTGGAGAAGGCGCAGAAGGAACTGGAGGAAAATCTCCAGAGGAAAGTGATCCAGTTTGAGGAGAAGATCCACCAACGGGACACAGAAATCCTTGGTCTCAGCGAGGAGAAGGAGAGTTTCTCTCAGAAACTCACGGAGACCAGAATCCAGCTTCAACAGAGCGAGGAAGATGAACTTCGACAGAGCGAGGAAGCCTGGCAGGCCAAAAATAAGGCTTTGGAGTGTACAAAGACACTGGCTGTAAAAGACAAGGTCTTGGAGTCGCTTCTAGCTCAACACCAGAGGAAACTCCAACGGAGCGAGGAAGCCTGGCAGGCCAAATATGAGGTTCTGAAGGACAAGCTCACAAAGGAGCTGAGAGAAAAAGAACAGAGCTTggagacagtcagacagatggaggaggagaagacgcTGATGGAAGATATCTGTCTGAAACTGAAGAAGACGAGAGGAGTCTTCTCTCACATGAGGGCGGAGGATCGAGAGACAATGCTACAGAAGCTGAAAAGCGAAATACGTAAGAAGAAGACGAAAGAAGAGgtgacagagaagaagaagaagaaggcgagGAGGACTGGGAGTTTTTTGGGCTCGATGCACCAAATAGCTTCAGTATTTTTGGTGGTAATTTAGAGTATTAACAAAAACTTCAATCACCCTCTACGTCTCCACCCCCGCCTCCCTCCTCCACAACCTCACCTTCCTCTCTCAACAATAACCTGGGGCCCAGGTTTCTcccacaatatatatatattatataaaagctttactaaaaatcaaataaacagtaaataaactTAATAAAATGTCTTGTCTGCCTCTCTGAATAAATGCATATCGTATAAATACAACTGCATGACATTATGGTGGCTATAAAGTAGTACTGGTATCCGTGTAAGTTGTGATGTAAACAACACGGAAGCTGATCAATAAAACGATCAATGATACGTAATATATatgttatgtatatatatatatgttccaAATGATACTTTAGGCGCAGGTTAATACAACAGCCGGTTCtgtaataaacaaaaacaaacaaaacaaacgaaaaaacttaaacttaaaaacttgacttaaactttaaaaaatgtttaaaaaacttaaaaagaaaacttaaacttaagaaaactttaaaaaaatttagaaataaaaacgtaaacttaaaaaattaaacttaaaaacacttaaataacttacaaaatatataaaaaacttaaacttaaaaacctgaacttaaaaaaacttaaatagCTTATTTTAAAAACGTCTTAAAAgaactaaaaaaagaaaactttaaaaattgaaaaacttaaaaaacttaaaaatgtagaaactaaaaatgaaaacatcttaaaaattttaaattgtttaaaaaatttttttttaaaaattaaaaacttaaacttaaaaaattttaaaaattaacttaaacttaaaaaaaaattaaatcttgatattttgcagtaaaaacgggctcatgattatttttattattagcattatttaccGGTAATTATTTAGCTGTCATTTCATTATAATTAACGGACAGCTGTAAACTACTCAAACATCTTTTCTTTCTGAATGTGAATCACTGAATGTTGAATACATGAAGCTCACAGTACACAGGTGGAccagcagagagacaaacatCTGGAGCATGGGTTTATCCAGATGTCAAAATGTCGTAATATCAGTTAATAATATCAAACTAAATTACTGATATTAGTCGGTATGTTTATAGAAGTCATCAAATGAAAAGTGATAATGGCTCGGCGTTGTGGTTCTGACAGTGTTTGTGGTCGTGTGTCGTACGTTTGGTGAGGGCTCGCTCTGCCTCAGCTTGGACTTCCTGTCGGCCTCCTGGTCTCTATGGCGACGGGGGTCTCCCTCGATGAAGGCGATGTAGTCGTTGTAGGAGCAGGTGGGTCCGGCCAGGATCCCCATGAAGTTACAGTTGTAGCTGAAGTACTCCAGCAGACTGGGCATCCTCCTGAACAACACAGAACCAGTAGGTGGTTTCTACAACGGGAGGTGTGCTACCAGTATTCATAGTTTTCACGTGATGTCACGGACCACctggagggcaaaacaaagCTGCCCTCCACTGTCCGCCGACGACAGCTCAGCTTTTACAACACTGTTAGCCAAATATATGAGATAGTTGTTGTTCAATTTCATGCACAAACCGAAGAGAAGACGAGAGGAGACGGTGCTGTGTTTATACAGCACCATCTCAGAAACAAAACCCAGAGCACAGGATTGTGGATTTGTGCAATTAAATTAGACCACCGTCCGTGATTTATTCATACTTGATGTTAGTAATACATTAAAGGTCctatatcgtgctcattttcaggttcatgcttgtattttgtgtttctactagaacatgtttacatgctgttatgttcaagaaaaatctttattttcctcatactgtctgcttgaatatacctgtattcaccctctgtctgaaacgctccgttttattgcatttcaacggaattgcaacggaattgtgttgctaggcaacagtttgggtcagtgtttacttcctgtcagatgatatcattcacatacactgcaacaggaaataaactgggacatatttagaatttttacgTTTAAAAGAGTGTGATGAtccatatatattgtatatttgtgacatcacaaatggacagaaatcctaacggcttgtttcaaacgcacaatttctgattATTGgctttgtgtgtatttctccgtatattgagcgttttgatactttcacagtatttatacagcacttaaacctgctttataatataaaagacatgaaaat is drawn from Sebastes umbrosus isolate fSebUmb1 chromosome 18, fSebUmb1.pri, whole genome shotgun sequence and contains these coding sequences:
- the mboat2b gene encoding lysophospholipid acyltransferase 2b; translation: MAAEEDFQSTACTGSSLLQPVSEITNLPLDQVNFVVCQLCALLSAFWFRLFLHPSKTSPFIRHVVATLLGLYFALFCFGWYALHFLLQSGLTYGIMILTGVEHMHKYCLLVALSYLSLCQITRVYVFDYGMYSADFTGPMMVITQKITSLAFEIHDGMARKEEHLTPGQKILAIRRMPSLLEYFSYNCNFMGILAGPTCSYNDYIAFIEGDPRRHRDQEADRKSKLRQSEPSPNTEVVRKVATSFFCLLVFLSVCKVFPVERNIDDDFIANTPFYAQVVYLYLSMLTTRPKYYFVWTLADAINNAAGFGFNGYDSDGSPRWDLISNLRILNIELATSFKVFLDNWNIQTAHWLKRVCYERCPYHPTAATFILSAMWHGAYPGYYLTFLTGIVITLAARAVRHNVRPHFLQSPTHRLVYDVITWAATQIAICYTVVPFVLLSVGPSIKFYRSWYCGLHIGCVLLAVALPVKPRHLRLKNQQKNLLQEPVQHHREATDSNCSQKEKTT